The following coding sequences are from one Saprospiraceae bacterium window:
- a CDS encoding NADH-quinone oxidoreductase subunit J has product MKIEWIFYLLSCLSVIGALMVILSQNPIRSVLYLVFTFFTISAQYVLLNAQFLALVNVVVYAGAIMVLFLFVIMYLNLNTEFNIYRNWIAGLAALISGGCLFLIVVSALGQNLSPTNNKNEYDIGLIEKLGMTLYRDYLLPMELSSVLFLVAMIGVVLLGRKEISETSQVRIP; this is encoded by the coding sequence ATGAAAATTGAGTGGATATTTTATTTGTTGTCTTGTCTGTCTGTGATCGGCGCATTGATGGTAATATTGTCTCAGAACCCTATCCGGTCAGTGTTGTATCTTGTATTTACTTTTTTTACAATATCTGCGCAGTATGTTTTGCTCAATGCTCAGTTTCTGGCTTTGGTAAATGTAGTAGTTTACGCAGGTGCGATCATGGTTTTATTTTTATTTGTCATCATGTATCTCAATCTCAATACAGAGTTTAATATATATCGCAATTGGATAGCAGGACTTGCTGCATTGATTTCAGGTGGATGTTTATTTCTTATTGTGGTTTCAGCACTTGGACAGAATTTGTCTCCGACAAATAACAAGAATGAATACGACATCGGCTTAATCGAAAAATTGGGGATGACACTTTATCGTGATTATCTATTGCCAATGGAGTTAAGTTCAGTGCTGTTCCTGGTGGCGATGATAGGAGTTGTATTACTGGGAAGAAAGGAAATTTCAGAAACAAGTCAGGTTCGCATACCTTAA
- a CDS encoding aldehyde dehydrogenase, giving the protein MLAKLQNYINGSHQPPLKENYMDNTNPATGEIISLIPISDALDVDMAVRSARQAAQSWKSSSGELRFRILSRIADLIDRDIEALALAETNDTGKPLHVSRSVDIPRAASNFRFFATAAMQFSSESHWMPGKAINYTLRQPIGIVACISPWNLPLYLFSWKIAPALAAGNCVISKPSELSPTTAMMLGKICTEAGLPSGVLNIILGDGPTTGQAIIDHEDISAISFTGGTKTGAHIATQAAPRFKKLSLELGGKNPCIIFEDCDYELTLREVQRLSFSNQGQICLCGSRILIQESIYNKFRDDLVSRIQALRIGDPLIAETQIGSVISSAHAEKVMSYISLAQQEGGKILCGGSRYQVEGRCSNGNFIRPTILENLGPNCRTNMEEIFGPVISLQVFKDEEEALQLANASRYGLASTVWTSDLQKAHRMAEKLNTGIVWINCWLLRDLRTPFGGMNDSGVGREGGWEAMKFFTEAKNVCIKTERNS; this is encoded by the coding sequence ATGCTTGCGAAATTACAAAACTACATCAACGGTTCTCATCAACCTCCTCTTAAGGAGAATTATATGGACAATACCAATCCTGCAACAGGAGAAATCATTTCATTAATTCCGATATCTGACGCATTGGATGTGGATATGGCTGTACGCTCTGCCCGACAAGCTGCACAGAGTTGGAAGTCTAGTTCAGGAGAGCTGCGGTTTCGTATTCTCTCTCGCATCGCTGACCTCATCGATCGGGATATAGAAGCGCTTGCTCTTGCCGAAACAAATGACACAGGCAAACCTCTGCACGTATCACGCAGCGTAGATATACCTCGAGCAGCGTCAAATTTCAGGTTTTTTGCAACTGCAGCCATGCAGTTTTCGTCCGAAAGCCACTGGATGCCGGGAAAAGCAATCAATTATACACTGCGACAACCCATAGGTATAGTAGCTTGTATCTCGCCTTGGAATCTTCCTCTCTATTTATTCTCGTGGAAAATAGCACCGGCTCTTGCTGCGGGAAATTGTGTTATCAGCAAACCTTCCGAACTCAGTCCGACAACTGCAATGATGTTAGGCAAGATTTGTACAGAAGCTGGTTTGCCTTCCGGAGTTCTCAACATTATTCTGGGCGATGGGCCCACAACAGGTCAAGCTATCATCGATCATGAGGACATTTCAGCCATTTCATTCACGGGTGGCACAAAAACCGGCGCTCATATCGCTACTCAAGCTGCCCCTAGATTCAAAAAACTCAGTTTGGAATTGGGTGGTAAAAATCCATGCATCATTTTTGAAGATTGCGACTACGAATTGACTCTCAGAGAAGTGCAGCGGCTTAGTTTTTCCAATCAGGGCCAAATCTGCCTTTGTGGAAGTCGTATCCTGATTCAGGAATCTATCTACAACAAATTTCGCGATGACCTGGTGAGCAGGATTCAAGCACTTCGGATTGGAGATCCTTTGATTGCCGAAACACAAATCGGTTCGGTGATCTCGTCGGCACATGCAGAAAAAGTAATGTCCTATATCTCTCTGGCACAGCAAGAAGGTGGCAAGATATTGTGCGGAGGCAGCAGATATCAAGTTGAAGGCAGATGCAGCAATGGAAATTTCATCAGACCAACAATTCTGGAAAATTTGGGACCGAATTGTCGTACTAACATGGAAGAGATATTTGGGCCGGTCATCAGTTTGCAAGTCTTCAAAGATGAGGAAGAGGCTTTACAATTGGCGAATGCGAGTCGATACGGATTAGCTTCTACTGTATGGACAAGTGATCTTCAAAAAGCACACAGAATGGCAGAAAAATTGAATACAGGAATAGTGTGGATAAATTGTTGGTTGCTCAGAGATCTCAGGACGCCATTTGGAGGAATGAACGACTCCGGGGTGGGAAGAGAAGGAGGATGGGAGGCCATGAAATTTTTTACTGAAGCCAAAAACGTCTGCATAAAAACAGAACGAAATTCTTGA
- a CDS encoding NADH-quinone oxidoreductase subunit M, translating into MLSSTILLLLPIVFALLCFVLPRRYSIWISGAGAVIQFSYFMYLFLQFKINHYQLYNFKFDWIPGLKDSFHIAVDTMSLLPLLLVSLITVIVVLAASLIYEKRDSAYFGLIFLTIAGLNGFFMAQNPITFYLFFELTLIPVYFLVLKWGGPKRKKAVFTFFIYTVFGSFLLLAAIFYIYSFVGINLMTSWSFLYNNHFPVQHQYWMAIVFFIAFGIKAPVFPFHTWQVNLYEQADKPSVILIAALLSKMGVFGFLRFNFITQDVIPKLSFYLIVICVVGVVYGAVVAWRQTNLSRLLAYASMSHMSLLVAGTLTVYEEAYKGAIFQILAHGIAIAGLFFVADVFQRKTGSDNLDANSGMARVQPRFATYYFILVLAAIGLPLTSGFIGEFIMITNVTKFNKIAGAFAGLTIIYGAVYMLQCYQRSMFGKRHDERYQNFQLSLQEDYIFIVLTVLVIALGFFPSKWIDLTAYAIGQFGEYFKY; encoded by the coding sequence ATGTTGTCTTCGACTATATTGTTGCTGTTGCCGATTGTTTTTGCACTGCTGTGTTTTGTCTTGCCTCGGAGATATTCAATATGGATTTCAGGAGCCGGAGCCGTGATTCAGTTCAGTTATTTCATGTACCTGTTTCTCCAATTCAAGATCAACCACTATCAGTTGTACAATTTCAAGTTTGACTGGATTCCAGGATTGAAAGACAGTTTTCATATTGCAGTAGATACTATGTCATTATTGCCATTGTTGCTGGTGAGTTTGATTACTGTGATCGTGGTACTTGCAGCTTCTTTGATTTATGAAAAAAGAGATTCTGCTTATTTCGGATTAATATTTTTGACCATTGCGGGATTGAACGGTTTTTTCATGGCACAAAATCCGATTACGTTTTATCTGTTTTTTGAACTGACCCTAATACCTGTTTATTTTCTAGTATTAAAATGGGGAGGACCTAAAAGAAAGAAAGCAGTATTTACGTTTTTTATTTATACAGTATTTGGGAGCTTTCTCTTGCTGGCTGCAATATTTTACATTTATTCTTTTGTCGGAATAAATCTGATGACCAGCTGGAGCTTTTTGTACAATAACCATTTTCCTGTACAACACCAGTACTGGATGGCAATTGTATTTTTTATTGCATTTGGTATCAAAGCACCAGTTTTTCCATTTCACACATGGCAGGTTAATTTGTATGAGCAGGCAGACAAACCCAGTGTAATTCTCATCGCCGCACTTCTTTCTAAGATGGGTGTCTTTGGTTTTTTAAGATTTAATTTTATTACACAGGACGTTATTCCAAAGCTCAGTTTTTATTTGATCGTAATTTGTGTTGTAGGAGTAGTTTATGGTGCAGTGGTGGCTTGGAGGCAGACAAATTTGAGCAGACTATTGGCATATGCCTCTATGTCACACATGAGTTTGTTGGTGGCGGGCACATTGACTGTTTACGAAGAAGCATACAAAGGTGCCATTTTTCAAATTCTCGCACATGGTATCGCGATAGCTGGCTTATTCTTTGTAGCAGACGTTTTTCAAAGGAAAACTGGTAGCGATAATCTCGATGCAAACTCAGGTATGGCCAGGGTTCAGCCTAGATTCGCGACATATTATTTTATCCTGGTGCTCGCTGCGATTGGCTTACCTCTAACTAGTGGTTTTATCGGTGAATTTATCATGATAACCAATGTCACCAAATTCAATAAAATTGCTGGAGCATTTGCAGGATTAACGATCATTTACGGTGCCGTTTATATGTTGCAGTGCTATCAGAGATCGATGTTTGGAAAACGTCATGACGAAAGATATCAAAACTTCCAGTTATCATTACAAGAAGATTACATTTTTATAGTACTGACCGTGTTGGTGATTGCGTTGGGATTCTTTCCAAGCAAATGGATAGATTTGACTGCCTACGCGATTGGACAATTTGGCGAATATTTTAAATATTAA
- the nuoL gene encoding NADH-quinone oxidoreductase subunit L, producing the protein MDLKLILQFILWPPLIGFIINGLFGSRMPSTLVKWIACLMPLISFVATFIAIQAVGQVGDKVTLWDWFRYGKNVYVNFEFYMDQLSLTMLMVITGVGFLIHVYSSSYMDHDKGYWRFFSYLNLFLFSMIILVLGSNLLVLFVGWEGVGLCSFLLIGFWFDNDEYNAAARKAFIMNRIGDLGFLLAIAMLVGNYESIDILRINDHFKTLAPNDKFASAVAFLLFVGVTGKSAQIPLFTWLPDAMAGPTPVSALIHAATMVTAGIYLVARMSPLYAATPMVSEIVTIVGILTAILAASIALKQNDIKKVLAYSTVSQLGYMVAALGVGAYTTAIFHVVTHAFFKALLFLSAGSVIHGLSGEQDIRKMGGLKSKMKWTHLVFLIGTLAISGVPPLAGFFSKDEILAKVYLHSIWFFIILAIASVFTAWYMFRLYFMTFHGNYRGDHHKWDHAHESPALMIIPLCILAILSAVGGFMGMPEIMGQPHILEEYIRYAMVYKEHHVSHFFEIMLWVVTVVVLVIVIFFTWKKYTKNYRELEESSGNFLSRLLENKYYLDEIYDRIFVKPGYQFSKWLGTIFESRGVHDVVMIPDKILVEGKPSFAKWQSGHLSWYLVSMVIGLVLLLFFIIIKII; encoded by the coding sequence ATGGATCTAAAATTAATCTTGCAGTTTATATTGTGGCCACCATTGATCGGATTTATCATCAACGGCTTGTTCGGCAGCAGGATGCCATCGACTTTAGTAAAATGGATTGCATGTCTGATGCCCTTGATTAGTTTTGTAGCCACGTTTATTGCGATCCAGGCAGTTGGTCAGGTAGGTGATAAAGTAACGCTCTGGGATTGGTTTCGCTATGGCAAAAATGTTTATGTGAATTTTGAATTTTACATGGACCAATTGAGTCTCACAATGTTGATGGTTATAACCGGTGTTGGATTTCTGATACATGTATATTCAAGCTCATACATGGACCACGACAAAGGTTATTGGAGATTTTTCTCTTATCTGAATTTGTTTTTGTTTTCTATGATCATTCTGGTACTGGGTTCTAATCTCTTGGTTTTGTTTGTGGGTTGGGAAGGTGTTGGATTATGTTCGTTTCTTTTGATAGGATTTTGGTTTGACAACGATGAATATAATGCTGCCGCTCGCAAGGCATTCATCATGAATCGCATTGGGGATTTGGGATTTTTACTTGCTATTGCAATGCTTGTTGGTAACTATGAATCCATAGATATACTGCGCATCAACGATCATTTCAAAACGCTGGCACCTAACGACAAATTCGCAAGCGCCGTTGCCTTTTTACTTTTTGTTGGGGTGACCGGTAAATCAGCTCAAATACCACTTTTTACCTGGTTGCCCGATGCGATGGCTGGTCCCACACCTGTTTCTGCGTTGATTCATGCAGCGACGATGGTCACAGCAGGTATCTATTTAGTAGCGAGAATGAGCCCACTCTATGCTGCCACGCCTATGGTTTCGGAAATCGTAACTATCGTAGGTATTTTGACCGCAATCCTTGCAGCGAGCATCGCACTCAAACAAAACGATATCAAAAAAGTACTCGCCTATTCGACCGTGAGTCAGCTTGGGTATATGGTAGCAGCTCTGGGAGTAGGCGCCTATACCACGGCAATATTCCATGTGGTCACACATGCATTTTTCAAAGCATTACTATTCCTGTCTGCGGGTAGTGTGATACACGGCCTCAGTGGCGAACAAGATATTCGAAAAATGGGAGGTCTTAAATCAAAGATGAAGTGGACTCACCTCGTGTTTTTGATTGGAACCCTGGCCATCTCTGGCGTGCCTCCACTGGCGGGATTTTTTTCCAAGGATGAAATATTAGCCAAAGTGTACTTGCATTCCATTTGGTTTTTTATAATACTGGCTATTGCCTCAGTATTTACAGCTTGGTATATGTTCAGATTGTATTTTATGACATTCCACGGAAACTATAGAGGTGATCATCACAAATGGGACCATGCGCACGAATCTCCTGCTCTCATGATCATACCTTTATGCATTCTTGCCATTTTGTCGGCTGTAGGTGGTTTTATGGGTATGCCTGAAATCATGGGCCAGCCTCATATATTGGAAGAATATATTCGGTATGCTATGGTGTATAAAGAACATCACGTATCTCATTTTTTTGAAATCATGCTCTGGGTTGTAACTGTGGTGGTATTGGTCATCGTAATATTTTTTACCTGGAAAAAATACACTAAAAATTACCGGGAATTGGAAGAAAGTTCTGGCAATTTTTTATCGCGATTACTGGAGAATAAATATTATCTCGACGAAATTTATGACAGAATATTTGTAAAGCCGGGGTATCAATTTTCTAAATGGCTCGGAACGATATTTGAAAGTCGAGGAGTCCATGATGTGGTCATGATACCCGACAAAATTCTTGTAGAAGGAAAACCGAGTTTTGCAAAGTGGCAGTCAGGGCATTTGAGTTGGTATCTGGTCTCTATGGTGATTGGACTTGTTCTTTTGCTTTTTTTCATCATAATAAAAATCATCTGA
- the nuoK gene encoding NADH-quinone oxidoreductase subunit NuoK, which yields MQQSIPEIIRTIPLGHYLILSAALFVIGMMGVLFRRNIIIVFMSIEIMLNAVNLMFAAVSAYHSDPSGQIMVFFTMAVAAAEVAVGLAIIVMMYKNLNTTNVDLFHNLRG from the coding sequence ATGCAACAATCAATACCGGAAATTATAAGAACGATCCCGCTTGGACATTATCTTATCCTTAGTGCAGCCTTATTTGTAATAGGGATGATGGGTGTTTTGTTTCGGAGGAATATCATCATCGTATTCATGTCTATCGAAATTATGCTCAATGCGGTCAACCTCATGTTTGCAGCCGTTTCTGCATATCATTCTGATCCCTCAGGACAGATCATGGTGTTTTTTACGATGGCTGTTGCTGCAGCTGAAGTAGCAGTTGGACTTGCTATCATTGTGATGATGTACAAGAACCTGAATACAACAAATGTGGATTTGTTTCACAATCTCAGAGGCTGA
- a CDS encoding TIGR04282 family arsenosugar biosynthesis glycosyltransferase, with protein MEKSEIALVVFLKNAIAGKVKTRIAATTDDRTALEVYSELTKRTIELIYQLEASTYLYFSDHIPHDFEALKEAVKRLQYGHDLGARMSGAISECLSDHRAAVIIGSDCPYLTSEIVDKAFLKLNEVDFVIGPACDGGYYLIGMRAHHPDIFENIEWSTSNVLRETINRIKNSGYSYHLLPELEDIDSWEQWIKYKIHIS; from the coding sequence ATGGAAAAGTCTGAAATTGCATTGGTCGTTTTTTTAAAAAACGCGATAGCCGGCAAGGTCAAAACGAGAATTGCTGCCACGACGGATGATCGTACAGCATTAGAAGTATATTCAGAGCTGACAAAGAGAACTATTGAATTGATTTATCAATTGGAGGCGAGTACTTACCTGTACTTTAGTGATCACATTCCTCATGATTTTGAAGCGTTAAAAGAAGCAGTTAAAAGGCTTCAGTACGGTCATGATTTAGGCGCAAGGATGTCAGGAGCAATAAGTGAATGTCTCTCGGATCATCGTGCAGCAGTTATAATTGGCAGTGATTGCCCCTATCTGACTTCAGAAATTGTAGATAAGGCATTCCTGAAATTAAATGAAGTGGATTTTGTGATTGGGCCTGCATGCGATGGAGGTTATTATTTAATCGGAATGAGAGCCCATCATCCGGATATATTTGAAAATATAGAATGGAGCACTTCAAATGTCCTGAGGGAAACTATTAATAGAATAAAAAATTCAGGATACAGCTATCATTTATTGCCTGAACTTGAAGATATTGACAGCTGGGAACAGTGGA
- a CDS encoding NADH-quinone oxidoreductase subunit N, translating to MLTIIILTVAAVLILFLGFARQRGLILPVAMLALVASLVAMHYPEWTETSILTGMLHFDLTSFVLCILQFVFALCIIPFLHQFRQRGNEELGDITGLFLLALIGGMIMVSYQNFIMMFLGIEILSISMYVLAGADRRRITSNEAAIKYFIMGSFASAILLFGIGAIYASTGSLSFGNVLPGMDKFYQIGVLFVLSGLAFKIALVPFHFWAPDVYEGTPTIFTAIMSSIVKIAGFGALLQYLKLSSATLPEWVFWFLLLIALVTIVVGNIMAYNQTSVKRILAYSGIVQAGFILIAVLKITPQTEKILIYYLIAYGAASLITFLITHFVERQSGSDHLDSFGGLLKANPLLGILMIIALISLGGGPLTAGFMAKFLVLREAVGLGFLSLAFVALVAAVISVYYYFKIINAIASPSGDHSWSVSWRYNSVLLVLTLILILFGIAPSLVMMHI from the coding sequence ATGCTCACAATCATTATATTAACCGTTGCAGCTGTACTGATTTTGTTTTTGGGATTTGCCAGACAAAGGGGATTGATATTACCGGTGGCTATGTTGGCATTGGTTGCAAGTTTGGTGGCAATGCATTATCCGGAATGGACTGAGACATCTATATTAACAGGCATGCTGCATTTTGATTTGACTTCTTTTGTTCTCTGCATTTTGCAGTTTGTTTTTGCATTGTGTATAATTCCTTTTTTGCATCAATTCAGGCAACGCGGTAACGAAGAACTTGGGGATATTACAGGTTTGTTCCTGCTGGCGCTCATCGGTGGTATGATCATGGTATCATACCAGAATTTTATAATGATGTTTCTGGGTATAGAAATTTTATCTATTTCTATGTATGTATTGGCAGGTGCAGACAGGAGGCGTATCACATCAAATGAAGCTGCTATTAAGTATTTTATCATGGGCTCATTTGCAAGTGCTATATTGTTATTTGGAATCGGCGCTATTTACGCAAGCACGGGAAGTCTCAGTTTTGGCAATGTGTTGCCCGGAATGGATAAATTCTACCAGATAGGAGTATTGTTTGTTTTAAGTGGGCTGGCATTTAAAATAGCCTTGGTACCATTTCATTTTTGGGCACCTGACGTGTATGAAGGTACACCGACAATTTTTACAGCGATCATGTCATCCATTGTGAAAATTGCAGGATTCGGAGCACTGTTGCAATATCTCAAATTGTCTTCCGCTACTTTACCGGAATGGGTATTTTGGTTTTTATTATTAATTGCATTAGTGACTATTGTTGTTGGAAATATCATGGCTTACAATCAGACGAGTGTAAAGAGGATCTTAGCTTATTCCGGGATCGTACAAGCAGGTTTTATTCTGATTGCAGTATTAAAAATTACACCACAAACTGAAAAAATTCTGATTTATTACTTGATTGCATACGGTGCTGCATCATTGATTACTTTTTTAATTACACATTTTGTTGAACGACAGTCAGGATCCGATCATTTAGATTCTTTCGGTGGTTTACTCAAAGCAAATCCATTGCTGGGAATTTTAATGATTATAGCCCTGATTTCTCTTGGTGGTGGTCCTTTGACTGCGGGCTTTATGGCCAAATTTTTAGTTTTGCGTGAAGCTGTTGGTCTGGGATTTCTATCATTGGCATTTGTAGCCTTAGTTGCCGCGGTAATCTCAGTTTATTATTATTTCAAGATCATCAACGCGATTGCATCACCGAGTGGTGACCATAGCTGGTCAGTGTCCTGGAGATACAATAGTGTGTTGTTAGTTTTGACTTTAATTCTAATCCTCTTTGGAATTGCACCTTCTTTGGTGATGATGCACATATAA
- a CDS encoding NADH-quinone oxidoreductase subunit I encodes MQLTERRKVMERKPMNLAEKMYLPAILKGMGITISHFFKKKATIQYPEQKRPMSKVFRGQHILKRDENGAERCTACGLCALACPAEAITMTAAERKPEEKQLYREEKYASVYEINMLRCIFCGFCEEACPKAAIFLQNDVMVPPSFERDDFRYGKDRLVEPIKSKN; translated from the coding sequence ATGCAACTGACGGAAAGGAGAAAAGTCATGGAGCGTAAGCCTATGAATCTGGCAGAGAAAATGTATCTGCCTGCTATACTCAAAGGTATGGGAATTACCATATCTCATTTTTTTAAGAAAAAAGCAACCATACAATATCCGGAGCAGAAGCGTCCGATGAGTAAAGTTTTCAGAGGGCAACACATCCTGAAGCGCGACGAGAATGGTGCAGAGCGATGCACTGCTTGTGGTTTATGTGCTTTGGCTTGTCCAGCAGAAGCGATTACTATGACTGCTGCAGAAAGGAAACCGGAGGAGAAGCAGTTATACAGAGAAGAAAAATATGCTTCAGTGTATGAAATCAATATGCTGCGCTGTATATTTTGTGGTTTTTGTGAAGAAGCTTGTCCTAAAGCAGCTATCTTTTTGCAAAATGACGTCATGGTTCCACCAAGTTTTGAAAGAGATGATTTTAGATATGGCAAAGACAGATTGGTTGAACCAATTAAATCCAAGAACTGA